The following coding sequences are from one Lycium ferocissimum isolate CSIRO_LF1 chromosome 3, AGI_CSIRO_Lferr_CH_V1, whole genome shotgun sequence window:
- the LOC132049727 gene encoding lysine--tRNA ligase, chloroplastic/mitochondrial — protein MEGLQPLKQLIHFASFKFRPPLSYNTPFFIVRCCSSTRVNRNSTSTSTSDKEAIRAIRINKVEELRSNGLEPYAYKWDRTHTASQLQEIYKNLGNGEESNSENDYVSISGRIVARRAFGKLAFLTLRDDSGMIQLYCEKERLVGQFEQLKTLVDIGDILGANGSIKRTEKGELSVCVNSFSILTKSLLPLPDKYHGLTDIDKRYRQRYVDMIANPEVVDTFRKRAKIVSEIRNAVESFGFLEVETPVLQGAAGGAEARPFITFHNSLGRDLYLRIATELHLKRMLVGGFEKVYEIGRIFRNEGISTRHNPEFTTIEMYEAYSDYESMMNMAEEIVTRCALAVNGKLKVDYQGVEICLDRPWRRETMHNLVREATGIDFKNFGDDLKAAKEHTRKAFDILGDDLDKSSIEACSSVGHLLNEVFEMVVEPKLVQPTFVLDYPIEISPLAKPHRRHSGLTERFELFICGREMANAFSELTDPLDQRRRLEEQVRQHNEKKAASGLNKEQENKDDDDDAYEVTLDEDFLTALEYGMPPASGMGLGIDRLVMLLTDSASIRDVIAFPVLKIQQ, from the exons ATGGAAGGTTTGCAGCCATTGAAACAGCTTATCCACTTTGCTTCTTTTAAATTTCGACCACCCTTGTCCTATAATACACCTTTCTTCATTGTTCGTTGCTGCTCTTCCACTAGAGTCAACCGCAACTCTACTTCTACTTCCACTTCAGATAAAGAAGCTATTCGTGCCATTCGTATCAACAAG GTGGAAGAATTGAGAAGCAATGGCTTGGAACCCTATGCTTACAAGTGGGATAGGACTCACACTGCCAGTCAGCTGCAAGAGATTTATAAGAATCTGGGAAATGGTGAAGAGTCAAACAGCGAAAATGATTATGTTTCTATATCAGGAAGAATAGTGGCTCGCAGAGCTTTTGGAAAGCTCGCTTTTTTAACTTTAAGAGATGATTCTGGCATGATTCAG CTTTACTGTGAGAAGGAAAGGCTTGTCGGTCAGTTTGAGCAATTGAAGACTCTTGTTGATATTGGTGATATATTGGGTGCAAATGGTTCAATCAAGCGCACAGAGAAAG GGGAGCTATCTGTATGTGTGAACTCGTTCTCAATTCTCACGAAGTCATTGCTTCCATTGCCGGACAAATATCATGGCTTAACAGATATAGACAAGCGTTATCGACAGCG GTATGTGGACATGATTGCAAATCCTGAGGTGGTTGATACCTTTCGCAAGAGGGCAAAG ATTGTATCAGAAATACGTAATGCAGTGGAATCTTTTGGctttttggaagttgaaacacctGTTCTCCAG GGAGCAGCTGGTGGTGCAGAAGCTAGGCCGTTTATTACATTTCATAATTCTCTTGGAAGGGATCTTTATTTGAGGATTGCAACAGAGCTTCATTTGAAGAGAATGTTG GTTGGGGGATTCGAAAAAGTTTATGAAATTGGCCGTATATTCCGCAATGAAGGGATTTCAACTCGTCATAATCCTGAGTTCACCACCATTGAG ATGTATGAAGCATACTCTGACTATGAAAGCATGATGAATATGGCAGAAGAGATTGTGACACGATGTGCCCTTGCAGTTAATGGGAAACTTAAAGTTGATTATCAG GGTGTGGAGATCTGCTTGGACAGACCTTGGAGGAGGGAGACAATGCATAATCTTGTGAGAGAAGCAACAGGGATTGATTTTAAAAACTTTGGTGACGATCTTAAAGCTGCTAAAGAACATACTCGTAAAGCATTTGATATTCTTGGTGATGATCTGGATAAGAGTTCAATTGAAGCATGCTCTTCTGTTGGCCATTTGCTTAATGAG GTCTTTGAGATGGTAGTAGAACCAAAGCTTGTACAACCGACTTTTGTCTTGGACTATCCTATTGAAATATCTCCACTGGCCAAACCACATAGAAG GCATTCAGGTTTAACTGAGAGATTCGAGCTATTCATTTGTGGTCGTGAGATGGCGAATGCCTTCTCAGAATTAACTGATCCTCTGGACCAG AGGAGACGCTTGGAAGAGCAAGTGAGGCAGCATAATGAGAAAAAAGCAGCATCAGGTTTAAATAAGGAACAAGAGAACAAAGATGACGATGATGACGCGTATGAAGTAACTCTCGACGAAGATTTTCTCACAGCTTTGGAATATGGAATGCCTCCAGCTTCTGGAATG GGACTTGGCATCGACAGGCTAGTTATGCTTTTGACAGACTCTGCTAGCATCCGCGATGTTATTGCTTTCCCAGTTCTCAAAATTCAACAATAG
- the LOC132050945 gene encoding steroid 5-alpha-reductase DET2 isoform X1, with translation MFSDENLFNFIIFFILLMSLPTFILAQFFTSPYGKHKRSCNSGTTISPPLAWAFMESPTLWLTFLIFRFGKNNKNPLSYVLISPFIFHYTNRTIIYPLRLYFGSKPISKKSTSHFPLNIAVTGFIYNILNSYIQCRWVSHYADYESNELFWVRFCGGLVVFAGGMVVNVWADGVLLGLKSEGVGYKIPRSGLFEYVSSPNYLGEIVEWLGWALMTWSWAGLAFFVYTCANLVPRAVSNHKWYLEKFGEDYPKNRKAVFPFLY, from the exons ATGTTCTCAGATGAAAATCTGTTTAACTTCATCATCTTCTTTATTCTCCTCATGTCACTACCCACATTCatcttggcccaattcttcactTCTCCTTACGGCAAACACAAACGTTCATGTAATTCAGGTACTACAATTTCACCACCACTTGCATGGGCTTTCATGGAAAGCCCAACACTTTGGCTCACATTTCTCATATTTCGTTTTggcaaaaacaacaaaaatccTTTATCCTATGTCCTCATTTCACCTTTCATTTTTCACTACACAAATCGTACTATCATTTATCCACTTCGCCTCTACTTTGGTAGTAAGCCCATTTCCAAAAAATCCACTAGTCATTTTCCGCTAAATATCGCGGTGACGGGTTTTATTTACAATATTTTAAACTCATATATACAATGCAGATGGGTGTCACATTATGCTGATTATGAAAGTAACGAGTTGTTTTGGGTACGGTTTTGTGGTGGGCTGGTTGTTTTTGCAG GTGGTATGGTGGTGAATGTTTGGGCCGATGGAGTATTATTGGGCCTGAAGAGTGAAGGGGTTGGATACAAGATTCCAAGAAGTGGGCTTTTTGAGTATGTGAGCAGTCCAAATTATTTGGGGGAGATAGTGGAATGGTTGGGCTGGGCTTTGATGACGTGGTCTTGGGCCGGGCTGGCGTTTTTCGTGTACACTTGTGCTAACTTGGTTCCACGGGCTGTTTCGAATCATAAGTGGTACTTGGAGAAGTTTGGGGAAGATTATCCTAAGAATAGAAAAGCTGTTTTTCCATTTTTGTACTGA
- the LOC132050945 gene encoding steroid 5-alpha-reductase DET2 isoform X2, whose amino-acid sequence MFSDENLFNFIIFFILLMSLPTFILAQFFTSPYGKHKRSCNSGGMVVNVWADGVLLGLKSEGVGYKIPRSGLFEYVSSPNYLGEIVEWLGWALMTWSWAGLAFFVYTCANLVPRAVSNHKWYLEKFGEDYPKNRKAVFPFLY is encoded by the exons ATGTTCTCAGATGAAAATCTGTTTAACTTCATCATCTTCTTTATTCTCCTCATGTCACTACCCACATTCatcttggcccaattcttcactTCTCCTTACGGCAAACACAAACGTTCATGTAATTCAG GTGGTATGGTGGTGAATGTTTGGGCCGATGGAGTATTATTGGGCCTGAAGAGTGAAGGGGTTGGATACAAGATTCCAAGAAGTGGGCTTTTTGAGTATGTGAGCAGTCCAAATTATTTGGGGGAGATAGTGGAATGGTTGGGCTGGGCTTTGATGACGTGGTCTTGGGCCGGGCTGGCGTTTTTCGTGTACACTTGTGCTAACTTGGTTCCACGGGCTGTTTCGAATCATAAGTGGTACTTGGAGAAGTTTGGGGAAGATTATCCTAAGAATAGAAAAGCTGTTTTTCCATTTTTGTACTGA
- the LOC132049730 gene encoding mitochondrial import inner membrane translocase subunit Tim9 codes for MDKSMIGDLDALPEADKLRMASMIDQLQVRDSLRMYNSLVERCFTDCVDNFKRKTLDKQEETCVRRCAEKFLKHSMRVGLRFAELNQGAPTPD; via the exons ATGGATAAGAGTATGATTGGAGATTTGGATGCACTTCCTGAAGCTGATAAACTTAGAATGGCTTCCATGATTGATCAGCTCCAAGTCCGTGACAG CTTGAGAATGTATAATAGCCTGGTCGAAAGATGTTTCACGGACTGTGTAGACAATTTCAAACGCAAAACTTTAGACAAACAGGAGGAGACCTGTGTCAGGCGATGTGCTGAGAAGTTCTTGAAGCATTCTATGCGTGTGGGTCTGAGATTTGCAGAGCTCAACCAAGGTGCACCAACACCAGACTAA